The DNA sequence AATTTGGATCGATTATAAAGTATAACTTTAGCGGAGGCGGTCACCACACCGTTTTATTCTAAAATTGGCGAAAAAACAGACAATTTATCACTATTACACTGTTATACAAAAATTgactattaatttttttctaaaatgtaaatCTAATATTTCGGTTAGATACACTCATGGGCACACACAAATTATGGCAAACATATTTTCTTGgttcttaagtttttcaaacgGAGAAGATGTATTTATGAATTATTACATTATCTGTTCTGGTTATTcttcactaaaatttttaataacctgCATTGTATTGGTATGCAGTTATGCAGCCAAACATATTTTAAGTGCATTAAATCAAGTACATAAGTAtctgttttcatttatgttttcgTTCAGAAAGTTCTTTTGGTGAACCAATAGCAGCCGTTAGGCATTGCTTCCCAGAAGAATAGACATTACTTTTCTTTTCCATCAGTTTTCTCATTTAAAATCAATATACTTTAATGCAAGTAACAGTTATTTCAAGGTATTATAAGTTTATTTCCACCAAGCGccaaaaagggagggggagggggaagctATGGAGGTCATGCGCCCACCTTAATCGACTAAGTATATAgcctaaaactgcaattttgtcgTCACCAATTTGATGTTTAAAACAATGTTTACAGGCAATTTAAATTAACGacctcatttttcttttgtaagtgcTCTGTGCTCTTGAATTTGGTtcatataaacattttaaaaaggtcCTTTTTTCATGTTATGAAATACTATGcaaatcagttatttattttaagttcacGATAAAATTCGCTTTGCGACATAGTGTAAGAAGAAACTTATCTTAATGGATGCTACCACtcactttcattaaaatttttgtgcaaaacCAAAGCACTATAGAAACCTCAAAATaggttctttttaattaaagtgATAATATCTCTAAAATAAGAGTCAACTtcacttttttattaatgttttcgtAATTCCCACAgtgaaaaaacaatttcaaaacgttcctggaaaagaaGGAGTAGCTAATTTGCCCAATTTGAGTcagcaacatatcttgcaaaaaagcAGGAAAGGTTtcctctaaaattcagtaacgttcctgaaattatcctaggCCCTTTCTGAACAATTCAGAAATCTCCCCGGTGAAAGTTAGTCATGTCTTCCAtggaaccttcagagaaatcTATGGTAGGTTTCAAATAACAGCTTGACATTTTCCCAAGAAAGCTCCCAAAAAGCATTATTGTAATCATGGCCAAAACTGAGACAGTATTGCAAGTAAGTACCAAGCCTCTTTCTTACCTGAAATTcgtgcaaagctacggaatccagggATTTATTCGCTCTGATTgcgagcttagtcaatctggacggaccgtaattgaactgaagccgatattACAACTACGCtcaaaaactggtagctaaagatatttttcacaacagtgagaagtctgcattcgtgcaacttgtagcaattcatgaaatagatgaaaaacctgtgaaatcccgaaacgttctacggaaataatcagtgatgtTTTTGGGATTTCTTGCACTTGTAGGTAACCCATAAATTCATCAGATCAGTACATGCAAAAGTAGAAATCCCAATTACGCAATTATGGAAACCCCAACATTGCGCAACCACTTGAACTCCCACAAGGCTAACTGAGAATCTGCACTGGCTGTCAGAGGAAGATTGTCATTGGGAGGATGAACATCTAATttcatgtacagtaaaacctgtctacaacgatactgttgggacctaaaaaaaaaaatatcgtaatagacaggttatcgttatacagttttattattcatgctgacattttgctggggccaaaaaaaaaaaaaatgttatagacaggttatcgttatagacagtatcgttacacacaggtttcactgtattgaacAGTGATTTAACTCAAACCGAGTTATGTGGTCAATACCCCACTCCTGACACCACTGCATAcggaaatttgttaaaaattcgcaaaaaaacatttcttgtttATCAGTGTTgcaaatttttcctaatttttttatccTTGGTTTCAACGCATCTGGCTTTTACTAACTTTAATTACTTAGGTTTGCCGATTGCTGTATCAGAATGCGGAAAACCTCCTATAGCACCAAATACGCATGACTCTACACGTGACCGCATAGTTGGTGGAGAAGTTGCAAGACCCCACAGTTGGCCTTGGCAAGTCTCTCTCAGAAGACAATATCTCATTCACATTTTCGTGGCGGCACTGTTCTTAATTCCTTGTGGGTTTTATCAGCAGCTCATTGTTTTCTCTTGTAAGTACAACGACACATTGTAATATATTTAGAAATAGGTAAAACACTATTTCAACTCTATTCTGCTGGTCTAATACAGAAccagaaatttaaataaagcatttGTCTTGTCAACGCCTACTATATAAGCCTGACTTGCATTGCATCTTCtaggtttttattttcttctggtATCTTTGTTCTTTGTAatttttacgtctttttttttatatatgttacggccaaagcccgaagttcggccagttcgcgaattggctggccaattcgcgaactggccaagaggtttggccaaagcccgaaatacttgcaattaatattgtattttctactttggctggccatttcgAGAAGTGGCCGGGAatccttggccaaagcccgaaatgattaCGGTAGATTTTAGGTTGACAGATAGATGACATATCTGTCGCTTCCAAAGGTACGGCGGAGCGTGCAAGTGATAGAAACTAGGAAGGAGGTTggtccagggccgccgagagccaaagcGAGCCCCTTGTCATTATCgtcacctgccccccccccccccccctcctcacaaCACCAGGAAAATTTATACTACCTTGATTCCGAGTTGGGCCCCTAGTTTTGGATTAGGCTGACATGATGGCATCTCGTCGGGCTCGGAGGATGCTACCACGTCCCTGAGAAGGTCCTGCCAATGGTTATTAAAAACTTCGATCGCGTTTTACTTGCCGTTAGTTCTTCGACGGAGCTATGAGTGTGTATTTCTCGTATTTGCACTTCTATATGTGAATACTTTCAGTTGAAATCATATTCGATAGCTAATAAGGGGTCATTCAAGTATTGTCTAAGCAACTTTTGGTCATTttgtaccccctccccctctctcaccttgtgagaaaaaataaacatacgcTATACTCCCTTCCCCTTTTGCTTTCAtaagattttatgacattttgtacGTCACAGGATGCTCTTTCCCCACGTTTTTTGTTGTTGCACTGTAACTGCTTCGTTATTTAATGCTTACCTTAGAATTTTTGTGGCCCCTCACCTCTTCTCAGAGAAAATAAGTAGCCCTCGGGATATTTCCTTTCTGCTTACGTAATACTTGACCGACCcagctaaaattaaacataaggccgtgtttctcaacctttcagtgtttgcgacacaaattttaaatagtataattttCATTCCGAAACCAAACCTAATGACAAGTAAGGAATTTGTTGTGTCCTTAGAATTCTATTTAAGATCCCTCTACCACCCATACCCCCCAATAAGGGTAGATGTATGATCATTAGTTTCTATTACTCTAGaaacttcaaaaaatctttaCAAAACCATATCTCAGAGAAAATCTCCAACTCAAAATCAATTATGActaaaaaaaataaccataaaataGTGATAAGAGTCCAAATATTCTGGTATATATACTTAATTGTCGGTAGCACAAGTTTTGTAAGTGACTTATTGCATGAATAATATAGACTTGTTtccatttgaaaattaattaaatatccatgtctgattttttttcttgaaatatatacTTTGTTGGGAGTAAAAAGTTTGAGATTTGGAAagctacaaatgttttttttttctgctttcaattgtgtagaattgacaatttaaaaacgAGATAGTGAAGAGGACAAATTTAGCCTGTTTTGCACCCAGTCCGTGCAATTAGTCTGTACCCACGGGCTATTCACACCGTTGCGTTGGTGCGATAAGCTATTTCGAAAATTATGCGAGTACTTTTATTAATTACGAGCTATACCTACATGACGATGCCCGTACAAAGAGTTTAAAGAAGGttacttgaataaatgaaaaactaCCCCACCCCATCTCTCtgatgcaaaataattattttcttatactaAAATGCATACACTTTTTAAGAAAacctaaaaacaataataatatatatctgcaatttaaaatatttcactaaatgaaaagcaattaaattacataaacagttgctttaaaatgtaaaataatgaaaaaattccgTAGTTTTTTCTCCAAACTCGCCAAATAAcaacgctaccgtaaccctgtcgATTAGCGAGCGAACCAAACTCGCATGGATTAATGATACCTTTCTTACGAAAACGGTTAAACGATAATCCCGCTCTTCCACCTTCCTCGCAGGAAAAAAGAAGGTAATTAAAAACCCGTTGTGTCTAGAATAAAAGGAAAATCTTGCTCCTTCATCCCccttagaaaaaaagaatttagctcAAATACGCAGCACAATTTATGTAAATGATCACTCCGCATCCCctagaagaaaaagttttaaattaaaatccgcATTGCAAGTACAGCAAGACAAAAAGAAATTCAGTTAAGATACACACAATCagattaacataaaataaatgcagtaaaacgtgagtaaaaacgtttgaaaaaaaggaagaattaaaataaatactatgacAGTAAGAACAACATTTccttaatgtaaaaagaaaaaaataagaaaaatgtgcTAAGTTTTCCAGATTGCATTCCCTTCCGAAATATTGATTCATAAAAATACGAACTGTTTTACAAAGGGAGAAAAACAATACTaagtgtaaattaaaataaacataatgacatttatgtataaaatattaataaggacATGTCGGGGAATTTCGACAAAACGCGGCATTAAAGTaatgtctttaaataatattaacaagaaagctattttttctttatgtttgtcTTAATGAACCCTTAGTATTGAGGCtttgcaaaatactttaaaatcttttgaaacaatatttcttgGTACAATATGATCTAGAATCTTTAAAATTAGGTCTATGGAGCAGAAAAAGACTGTCGATCGTCCTTAATTCaatagaggcagtgagaagcatacggatgtatgtgacaaaattaaaaatttggagataacgcgtacaaatggtaggtgagcccctcctttgtcttggggcaagagatagtaatagtagccctggtaggtactgctgtacagcatgatttagaaaaaaaaatccatgaaagcctacctaggacgttatctttatagtcgttttgctcaaaacttgaaaatgtccacttacttcccttgcttctcactgcctcaatttacctTTGTATTCGCACACTTAACACAACGCATTTATTTAAGATGTAATTCGCTCATATGCAGGCCGCAAATCCAATCTTCTTTACGCAATCACGTTGTTACATCATTTACTGtcactgaataatatctattatggctttaatatagaaacagaatgacacgagatcatatttttatgtgttataagttcatttttaacaCAGAGGTATCCCTTATATTTGAACTCGTTTGTGAAACAAGTGaactccaagaaaaaaaaactgtacacaaaagtacttattttaaaatgctacatttttaacagtgaaacACAATCTAGTCTTGGTTTCTCTCTTcgtactttggccgatcgtccatagccacttcgcgaattggccggccaaagcccgaaatgaagaaaatttcgggctaacttttcagtaagttactgaaaataccatgtaacttactgaaaataccatgccttgcctgcaattttgaagctgaaccgaaccattgcttcggtcactcatctggttagtgctaatttatattagctaccagattgttggcactcttggcttcctaagaggttttccacctgcagctcagttacttcttacgccgggctgataagtgctaataagcacgaaactgcagtcctcgcctGGAATGACTAAgatggcagtgtatttcatgcataAACTAACTTCTTTTGCATCGAAAGTGTTCTTTGTAGCCAGCTCCAAGACATGTGCCTTCATTCTTTTGCAACTTTGTCTTTTCATAATGTACCTAATTATGTTTTCCAAACAAGCAGTTTCTAAGTAACTTTGATCGATCATAGCAGCAATAAATAAAGGGAAAAGTTAtcctaaaaaaaaactaagatttaAAATGTACCAAGTGTAGTCCTTATCACGGATGCGGAATCGGAAGGAAAATAGATGACTCCAACTCTAACTTCGAATTCTTTACCTCAAAAGCAATTCAAATTCGACTCCACGACTTCGCTGCAGTCTTGGCAGAGTTACGAGCAAAACGGCTGATTTCGACTCCTGGAATTTAAgtccttcgactcccgactccgaatcttttaatgaaaaatcagttcgactccgttCCACGACTCTGGCTCCGACTCCATAGCCCTGTTATTTACAACCAGGGCTGCTGAgtcaaagtcggagtcggactaattttggagTACAGAAGTCGAAGTCAGATTCTGCAGTCTAAagtttaaagttccaagagtcaGAGCCGGTCATTTTCTCTGAAAGTCCGAAACGCTGCCTGTTTCTTGCGAAGTTGGAGTCAAAGTCGAAGCCGGAGAGATTTCGGTGTAAAGAAGTCgcagtcggactaattttggaaCACAGGAGTCcaagtcggagtctggagtcaaAAGTTTAAAGTTCCAAGAGCCGGACTCTGTCATTTTCCCTGAGAGTTCGAACTTCTCGTTCGAAGTTGCGGGTGCTTGCGGAGTTGTAGTCAGAGTCAAAGttggattgattttggggtaaaggagtcggagtcggtcattttccttctgaCTCCACAGACCTGGTTATAACCGAAACGTACCGTACTTTTTTTACCCACTTATTCAAGTTTATGAGCAATataacaatggaaaaaaaaagcagtaataataatgtatttttttttcctctgcctGATATGGCTGACTGTATAATTCTGAACTAGAAACACATTCTAACAGAAAAGATAATCTTTCTTTCTGTTTCagatatcaaaattttttttactcgaTGACGTCGCTTTGGTAAAGCTGAATGCACACATTCAATTCACAGATGGAGTCCAACTAGCCTGTTTGCCGGAGCAAGGATCGGAATTAGAAATCGGAGATGGATGTTTCGCTACAGGATGGGGCGAAACTAGAGGTAAACACGTGCGCAAGAAAGACTATAGCGCGGCTCTGGCAACTTGATACTCGACCTTGGACGAGCTCATTTATGCACtgtaccagacagcccagttatcacatccagagactgcaatttcgttcttaatagaactcatcagtctggattagtgaataaccgagctggaggcagatgtcatttcattgaagctgagagtgccaacaaactggtagataaagtacaTTTATCATCACATCCAGATATGATAACTGGGGCTGTCTGGTGTATTGCTCGTtgttttgccttagccctggcttaggggcggtaacttactgctaaataccaaagttttgccttcaattcgtgagtcgaaccgcaccatgctgcgaaCGCTCTTTGGTGaggataaatttactttatctaccagtttgttggcactctcagcttcaatgagatgacgtcTGTATCCAGCTCGgatattccctattccagactgatgagttctattaaacacgaaactgcagtcgctggatgtgataaccggactgtctggtatattgcatgtagttctggggctttagccctggcttaagggtggtaacttactgctaaagaACTCATTTATGTTTGgactgaaagaaaagaaattcctAGTTCGGCACATTGCCACCAATCGTTATCGAGAGCTGCCTTTTCTCAACTATATTTTAACAATTGGAACCGAAAATTCAGTGGATCGGAAATCAACTTAGGAGTTGTCCGCAAATGACGTCACGCTTTGGGAGGGAAAGAGTTGGTGAAATTAAGACAGTTTGTGAGAGGGGAGGGAGAGATTAAttaacaagaaatgtgacatcaaattttatttgaaataaaaacccTTTTTGTAGCAATATGTCTGTCAGGATGCCCACGAGAGAGGTCCatggcacaggctgcgccattgaaatttttaggggaaggGGTAATTTGAGAGGGTTTTGAACTCATTTGAAAGGTCTCTCATTCTGGGAGGGGGGATTACATTGCATTTGAGGGAGGTACGCCATCGCCTACGTAAGGGATAAGCACCTTTGTGATTGTAAAATATAGCGTCACATGTGACAAGGAGTATGTGTAGGGGTATGGGGAAGTGTGATACTTTGAAAAAGGAGGAAGGGGGTTAAATATGCTGGAAAAAAGAGTGACATCGTTTAGGGAGAGCTCTTATTAACTTATCACAATCAGACTGTAGCTACACATTTTTGTGCATTAGTTTTTTGAGCAACTGTACTGCAGAATCAATCGAAGTTTTGCAATGCAAAAGGTAAGACATACCACCGATACCAAGCAAAAACAGCAATAgtaggtattttgtagtaagttaccgccctaagccagagctaaggcagaaatacttaaatacacctccagctcaggcatTCCACCcgtggactgcagtttcgtgcttttttgcactcatcagcccggaataggaactaCCTGAGCTGGaagcgaaaaacctcttaagggagccaagagagccaaacaaactggtagctaatgtagaattagcacaccagatgagtgaccgcagcaatgcttgcggttcaactcaaagattgatggcaaagcatggtatttatagtaagttaccgccctaagccagggctaaggcagaaatacttaaatacacctccagctcaggcatTCCACCcgtggactgcagtttcgtgcttttttgcactcatcagcccggaataggaactaCCTGAGCTGGaagcgaaaaacctcttaagggagccaagagagccaaacaaactggtagctaatgtagaattagcacaccagatgagtgaccgcagcaatgcttgcggttcaactcaaagattgatggcaaagcatggtatttatagtaagttaccgccctaagccagggctaaggcagaaatacttaaatacaccaccagctcaggcATTCCATCcgtggactgcagtttcgtgcttttttgcactcatcagcccggaataggaactaCCTGAGCTGGaagcgaaaaacctcttaagggagccaagagagccaaacaaactggtagctaatgtagaattagcacaccagatgagtgaccgcagcaatgcttgcggttcaactcaaagattgatggcaaagcatggtatttatagtaagttaccgccctaagccagggctaaggcagaaatacttaaatacaccaccagctcaggcATTCCATCcgtggactgcagtttcgtgcttttttgcactcatcagcccggaataggaactaCCTGAGCTGGaagcgaaaaacctcttaagggagccaagagagccaaacaaactggtagctaatgtagaattagctcaccagatgagtgaccgcagcaatgcttgcggttcaactcaaagattgatggcaaagcatggtatttatagtaagttaccgccctaagccagggctaaggcagaaatacttaaatacacctccagctcaggcatTACATCCGTGGACTGCATTTTCCTGCTTTTTAGCACCTCCATCTCAGGTAGTTCCTATTCCGGGCAGATGAGTGATAAAAAGCCCAAAACTGCAGTCCACGGATGGAAtgcctgagctggcggtgtatttaggCAATAGTGGTTGTTGAATATTGACGTAATATTTATACATAATGTATAGAATTGCGATACAATTTAATTGGGTAGCGTAatcataaaaactgaaaatttgaacTACgagttaaactaaaatttattaaatttgtccATCCCTAGGTTCCGGATCGGACGAGTTTTTGAAACAAGTCAAGCAAGTAGTGGTGATGGAAAGTGAATGTGGTTCTGACAAGTATAACCCAAAAACGCAAATATGTGTCCGTAATTACAGAAACACTCCTTGCATTGTAAGTACTACGCATATAatacactcactggccaatgaattagaaacccaaGATCAGTATTCTATTGGACCACCTTTTGCACGGATAATTGCACTTATTCGTTTAGGCATCAAGTCCACAAGCTTCTGGAGTGCATTTACATCCAGAGAATACATGCATTGGCTATGCAGTTTTTTAGACCTTGTAAATTAGATGGAAGAAGAGATTGCGGTCGGcaggcctggatttacgtacaagctatAAGCAAGCTATGGCTTAGGGCCCCCGCTTTGCTAGAAGCCCCCAACTTCAAGGAATTAGTATGATTAATTCcaaagaaaagtacttgaaaaaataaatttcattttctcgtgcttgaaaaccttgaaaatttggaaaagtgtggcttCAATCCATAAAGGGGAGGGGGTAGGGAGAAGGACTGCCaataatgtcaaaattcaataaaataagtaagaaggaataaagtagagtaaaaaaaacattaaaaaatgtacatactttttttcaaattcaaagtttatttctgaagaaattgcgtggttttttttgcaaaagtgatgatatccactgttttacaccaaaaagaaTATATCCAAaacaaaattggcaatttaggtctgacaaaattgtggaaaaattcctagacttaaGTCAAtaatcacttgttattctaccaaaacattgtgaaaaactCGAAATTCTAATAGTTAAGTGTTTgtgtgtaaaacattttttttttgcgaaaaaaatataaaactggatataattcgttttgaaagtatataagaaaatgcgtgtttttttttgcaaaagggatatCATCTACTGTTTTACATCAAAAAGATATATATCCGAAATAATATcggcaatttaggtctgataaaattaaggaaaaattccaagacttatgccaatagtcactagttattctaccaaaacattgtgaaaaattcgaaattcaaacagttaagtgtttgtgcgtaaaacgtttttttttctcgttttgccaaaaaataaataaataaataaatataaaactggatataaactgttttgaaagtaaactcctcatatattgatactagaaaatcgcccgtcaaggcatgacgggtgaaaattacttctacaattgaacgaagcaattgcccgtttgatgatattttgatagttgaaatttttaccctaactccagttGATGAACtctcaactccagtagatagcgttcattgttatcactttttcgtttcttcactccccTGAAATAACAGCcttaccattaaaacagttaagttacaggGATCCAGTTTAGCCTCGTCAAAATACAGCATgcttgtcaaacattaccaaaaaatattatgaaattatcatgccacggcgggagtttcattgttggtgacgtcaggagcattactcgatcagtgaattcgctattatatatatatcgtcacctcagaacaacattaggatatcttagtgttatttctgggattagaggtcttactgttgctttgaggcgacgatatgaggATATGAACTTGCGCACAAGGACTGATATGGTACTTTATATACACGTACGAGCAACGACGGTTTGAGTAGTATTTTTACAGTAGAAATTAGATGTTCGACGAATAttctgatgtaaaaaaaaaggtctatttaactttgaatttaagaagcaTTTGAATTTGTAACAAAGACCCTTTTGGACTGGTTTAACAGGATCCAAAGTTCGGGATTTCTTACGAATTACTTGAATCGAAACTAATGTGAATTTTATTAGAACGGAAGTTTTTATCTAACCACAGCAATgaatttttaactgatttttgaaattgaaaatcaaatatttcaCACGATACCTTAAAACCTATTTCTTACTTTTCAGGGTGATAGTGGAGGTCCTCTCGTTTGCAAGAAGGAAGATGGCAAATGGTACGTTTTTGGTGCAACCAGTCAATCCACTCTTGTCAATGGAATAGCAGCGCTTTGTGCAACCCCCGACTTAAATTTCCTCTTCGCAAAAATATTAGATAAAGCGAATTGGATAAAATTTACCATTGAAAACAACAAGTAAAGCTTCGAAAAGTAATTAATTTCGAACTTGTTATTTCCGTGGAGAGGAACAAATTTTGCTTTGTAATCCTTGATGTACTTCTTACAGGAAATTAAAGAACTTTAAGCACTTAACAAAATCACGaacttttgaaatgtttcttgcatttcttgaattaaatatttcttgtCACAAGAAGTAATGAGAAAAacgaagttttcaaaaatgagtagaTCCGTGCTTTCAAATTTGACACCATGAAACTTTCATGGTGTCAAATTTGAAAGCATGTTTCATGAaaccttttatttcaaaaatgaatatcCAATGTTTTCCAATCTGAAATTTTAGTgtgttcaaattttaataataggtacTAGAtgcgttgcccggcgttgcacgacCGACCTTAAAAATTAAAGAGATGTCAAGTTGATGCTTTTGTAATACTCTGACACCAGTTTCTAAGGCGCTAAGGATTAAATAAATGCGTGTAATGCAGGATttgcaaaaaaacagtaaaacttatttttggcaaaaatcgcATTAGCGTTAATGATAATTGTCAATTATACAAATTATGAGttttttcaattagcacaaaagatgaaaatatatgcattatcgaTTACAACCtgtactcacgttaaactgaattacatctgatagactaaaTCCAAAGTATTTATATACCATAAccatccgctttttacataaaatgacacatat is a window from the Uloborus diversus isolate 005 chromosome 6, Udiv.v.3.1, whole genome shotgun sequence genome containing:
- the LOC129225005 gene encoding chymotrypsin-like elastase family member 3B, which codes for MAKTETVLQISKFFLLDDVALVKLNAHIQFTDGVQLACLPEQGSELEIGDGCFATGWGETRGSGSDEFLKQVKQVVVMESECGSDKYNPKTQICVRNYRNTPCIGDSGGPLVCKKEDGKWYVFGATSQSTLVNGIAALCATPDLNFLFAKILDKANWIKFTIENNK